Proteins encoded together in one Temnothorax longispinosus isolate EJ_2023e chromosome 5, Tlon_JGU_v1, whole genome shotgun sequence window:
- the LOC139813272 gene encoding uncharacterized protein: MSTEDNEKNPSTSHPGPNVEDPKLQEYYTDEEIESLLIENLYLKSQLKRLHPKMSTDDNQKNPSMSHSGPNVEDPKLQEYYADEKTESLLVENLYLKSKLKRLHLILKMFSHNPKVAEYLQQHNVK; the protein is encoded by the exons atgtcaaCTGAggacaatgaaaaaaatccaAGTACGTCGCATCCTGGGCCAAATGTTGAG GACCCTAAGCTTCAAGAGTATTACACAGatgaagaaattgaaagtttgtTGATCGAAAATCTCTACCTGAAGAGTCAGCTGAAACGGTTACATCCTAAAATGTCAACTGACGACAATCAAAAAAATCCAAGTATGTCGCATTCTGGACCAAATGTTGAG GACCCTAAGCTTCAAGAGTATTACGCAGATGAAAAAACTGAAAGCTTGTTGGTCGAAAATCTCTACCTGAAGAGTAAGCTGAAACGGttacatcttattttgaaaatgttctCTCATAATCCGAAAGTTGCTGAATATTTACAACAGCacaatgtcaaataa